A genomic window from Quercus lobata isolate SW786 chromosome 10, ValleyOak3.0 Primary Assembly, whole genome shotgun sequence includes:
- the LOC115964614 gene encoding uncharacterized protein LOC115964614, whose protein sequence is MDELNLNSAWYDIKIIYRYSQEVLHEWINYGYMAIKEDKHVKMMFNRIQKMPQVNAAELYISLELLAEVDTEMVQQTTTSLQFTALDDGCTAMGGYTMGDYMLPSQDHIVNTGETLHCQETHLEEDDEDEDYVEDEDEDEDEDHATNDGESIDGVDEYEERIERGDLENDVDDHEVVPHFEEENMEFYDEGDADDDIGIQRDTNTTTGYRPPADSFYANTWENMFDPSRLLEPFVCTWQDGMHFCKGLTFTNKSAVKRALTIYAANDNRNFITRRSSTTKLCVACVNDNCKWPVISIDGTHLYGKYKGVLMIAMATDANQKVLPLAFAVVDRESRPSWGIRCAIREWPIGEDRREQVYHRYCLRHVASNFNTKFKDPTLKALALKAGYATHEAKFTSIMQTIKETEINLLRGVDPTNRHILLYMPYTYLMSEDVDKWTQSQDGGRRYGAMTTNISECFNGVLKGARGLPIAAMVEFTWSKLVAYFYDRHEKILSDLSQGKVWSDYVMKIYNKNEQKTAGHTLRNFNHEIGVYQVVTPYNDHRGGGGNHSHEVHVIEQTCGCGKWQNLKIPYSHAIKVLKGLHLDATSYIDPCYSLNNAIQTYSHHFVVPKSESLWRDVCGPRWVPDPQLLRGKGRPVKSRLRNEMDGIRREWGSRREDPDLREIQPRQRCGVCHQEGHNRRCCPNSHGASTSGSAAN, encoded by the exons ATGGACGAATTGAATTTGAACTCTGCTTGGTATgacatcaagattatttatcgtTACTCACAAGAAGTCCTACATGAATGGATAAATTACGGGTATATGGCGATTAAAGAAGACAAACATGTGAAGATGATGTTTAATAGGATCCAGAAAATGCCCCAAGTAAATGCTGCTGAGTTGTACATAAGTTTAGAGCTGCTTGCGGAAGTTGATACTGAGATGGTGCAACAAACAACTACGTCTTTACAATTTACAGCCCTTGATGATGGATGCACTGCAATGGGAGGGTATACAATGGGAGATTATATGCTCCCATCTCAAGATCATATTGTAAATACTGGTGAAACCCTCCATTGTCAAGAGACACATTTAGAGGAGGATGACGAAGACGAAGACTATGttgaagacgaagacgaagacgaagacgaagatcaTGCTACGAATGATGGTGAAAGTATTGATGGTGTGGATGAGtacgaagagaggattgaacGAGGTGACCTTGAGAACGATGTGGATGACCATGAAGTCGTTCCCcattttgaagaggaaaatatggagtTCTATGATGAAGGTGATGCAGACGATGATATTGGCATCCAGCGTGATACAAATACGACCACTGGCTACAGACCTCCTGCCGACTCATTCTACgcaaatacttgggaaaatatgTTTGATCCTTCACGTCTATTAGAACCATTTGTTTGTACTTGGCAAGATGGGATgcatttttgtaaagggttgACTTTTACAAATAAATCGGCGGTGAAACGTGCATTAACAATATACGCAGCAAatgataatagaaattttataacCCGGAGGTCGAGCACCACAAAATTGTGCGTCGCATGCGTTAATGACAACTGCAAGTG GCCAGTGATCAGTATTGATGGGACTCATTTGTATGGTAAATACAAAGGGGTGTTGATGATTGCAATGGCAACTGATGCTAACCAAAAGGTTTTGCCTCTCGCCTTTGCTGTTGTAGACAGGGAGTCAAGGCCTAGTTGGG GTATCAGATGCGCCATTCGAGAGTGGCCTATAGGTGAGGACAGAAGGGAACAAGTATATCATcgatattgccttcgacatgttgctagcaacttcaacacaAAATTTAAGGACCCGACTTTAAAGGCATTGGCCTTGAAAGCTGGATATGCGACTCATGAAGCAAAATTCACGTCCATAATGCAAACCATTAAGGAGACCGAGATTAATTTACTGAGGGGTGTAGACCCTACTAATCGCCACATCCTACTCTATATGCCTTACACATATCTAATGAGTGAGGATGTTGACAAATGGACCCAGTCACAGGATGGTGGAAGACGTTacggggcaatgacaaccaatatctCTGAGTGTTTTAATGGGGTACTTAAAGGTGCCCGCGGTTTGCCCATTGCTGCAATGGTTGAGTTCACATGGTCCaaacttgttgcatatttcTACGATCGACATGAAAAAATTCTTTCTGATCTCTCTCAAGGTAAGGTGTGGAGTGATTATGTAATGAAgatctataacaaaaatgagCAGAAAACTGCAGGACACACTCTGAGGAATTTTAATCATGAAATTGGTGTATATCAAGTGGTTACCCCGTATAACGACCATAGAGGTGGAGGGGGAAACCACAGTCATGAAGTGCACGTAATTGAGCAAACATGTGGTTGTGGAAAGTGGCAAAACTTGAAGATCCCTTAttcacatgcaattaaagttCTTAAAGGTCTGCACCTCGATGCGACCAGCTATATTGACCCATGTTACAGTTTGAACAACGCCATTCAGACATATTCACATCATTTTGTGGTGCCAAAATCAGAGTCATTGTGGAGGGATGTTTGCGGACCACGGTGGGTGCCTGACCCACAGCTGTTGCGGGGCAAAGGTCGTCCTGTGAAGTCAAGattaaggaatgaaatggatgggATACGACGAGAATGGGGAAGCCGGAGGGAAGATCCGGACTTGAGGGAGATTCAACCAAGGCAACGATGTGGAGTGTGTCATCAAGAGGGGCATAACCGCAGATGTTGTCCCAATTCCCATGGGGCTTCGACAAGTGGTAGTGCTGCAAACTAG